The following nucleotide sequence is from Apium graveolens cultivar Ventura chromosome 4, ASM990537v1, whole genome shotgun sequence.
tgtgtaggtattacatttatttggaggtggtgacccgtgtgttacgcaccaagacaaatacttgtaagggtgtaaaggcttctctgCCTACTAAAGGAGCGGGTTTATTATAAGAGAAAATTCCGAGTCCgagagaggagctcggggactggacgtaggggtgagaaaatctattagaggttgccctaccgcgaaccaggataaaatcattGTGTGGCATTTtatttccttgcactttatttttccgcacatataaactgcataaccacacgataaagttttaaaaagggataaattattttaaaacgccataataatttttaaattagtaattaagctattcaacaCCCCTTCTAACTTAATATAGCCCTCTTAagggaccttacaattggtatcagagcggtgCTTTTTAACGtatttgttaagtgatttgcagatttacaggcacaacaaaaagtgatccaGAATGGCGTACATTAATTCAGTCGgttgtggtgaaggtctatctagtTCACGATCTCCTCTATTTGttggcaccaactttgcaacatggaaaatgaggtttcgcatttatcctagatctcaaggagtcaaagtttggatggcttTCGAAGACGGTATTCGCGTTCCTACCAAAACTGTCGATGACATCATCGTcaaaaagaaggttagtgaatacaatttagaggaagaagccacaataaATATAGCCGCCAAAGCGGAAATGGTcctcacaagtgcacttgcagaaaaaaatataaaagagtaaataattgcaagtcggcacaagaaatgtggaacaaatttgtggtaacctatgaaggaaccactgataaaaaaagattctcggatggaaacattaatccaagaatatgagaactttaaactccaagaaggagaaaatatcatcgatatggaaacaagatttaccCGTATCATCGATGAATTgtctcaacttggaaagaattataatcaaaatgaaaagaatcgaagagtgctcaaatctttactcctagttggaaggtcaaagttactactataaaagagatgcacaatctAAATGAGTATAAAATTGATAACTtattcggaaatcttcgtgcttacgagGAAGATAATATTCCGAAAAGGGTTATTCCAAAAGTGGAAGATAAAAAGAATATTAGGGCTTTAAAAGCTATATTAATCAATGAAAATGAAAATGATGAAGACTTAAACGAtgaactccaaaatctcgatgaaaGTGAAATCGATTTAATTATAATACAGTTTTGacgtgtgcttcaaagcaaagctcaaagatacggaaaagaCTTCCTTAAATCacataatcaacaaagagtttgTAACTCAAatggaaggccaaattactctcaaaataATTCTTCCAGCTATAAAAGTAATTTTTCGTCAACGAGCTACAACAAAAGGTaaaggcaatcaaaatataaGCAATTATAATAATGTCAATGCCTCTACTAATCATCCcatttacactcctccaaaatcaaaagatccatctccggaggaaacacaaaatgtgtgtttcgagtgtaaacaacccggtcaatataaaagagaatgtcctaaactttcaaagggacgaaatctcgtggccgaaaatggttggaatttaagtgaagatgaagaaatttcggaagctagtgaagaagtcGTCAATCTATGCTTGATGGCTCTTGGAGATGAAACTAGCTTAACGGAAATCTCCACTACAAATCAggaggtaacatctaactacaTCTCAAATAAGTCATTATTAGATAAATCTAACATATTTCTCGTAGATATGAATAAGAATtatttaattgaacttgtagtaAGTTATAAAAGTAAATATAAAAATGTTGAACGGAGGCTTCATTTACTATGGTCGGAGAAAATGAAAATTGAGGAAGCACATCATactaaaaataaagaatataatcgGATGATGGACTTAAGAGTCCAAGATGAGGATAAGATTgcatctctaaaagatcaaaaccatcatataaagattgaggtaaataaactCCAAAAAAATATACTCAATCTTGAAACGGAGAATATATCACTAATTCTCCAAGAAGAAAAGATCGTACGTGTAAATATACAATTAAATGATAACATTTGTAAATTTCACATTGATCTATTGAACCTCAAGATTCaaaatgaatcaaatgttcaagaaaaagaaacatcttataaaaataatcttaATAAAGAAAAGGAGCTATTCAAAACCAATAAGCGTAAAATTGAAGCTCAAAGGTTAAAAGAAGAAAACCATAAGATCATAactcaagttaaggatcaaggAAGATTCCTTAACaccaagattgatgccttaaataAAGAGAATGAAAATCTTGAAAATgttattcaaagatttacagaagGAAATAAGATGTTAAATAAAATGATACATACAAAAACCTCctataatcatgaaggtttgggatatgATAAGAACTCTCCTCCTAAAAGAGATGttcggagatttgtatcaccaataacGACTTCATCCAAATCACCATTatataaatgttcttattgcaacaaaattggatataCGATTCAAAATTacaaattcaagaatggtgaaattaaggggaagcatgtatggattcgcaaggaatcatacaagaaaaaTGATAAACCTATGCCTtacaaaaatatggaatataaagatcaaaatcaaaaaggtctcatcaaccaactacgtttcaaaatagaaacacacaatatcatgtaaatGGTAGTAATTATGTGTTAAAAAGATAACCACCTTTTAGTAGAAATGCTTATGCTAGTTACCATAATAGACATATTGTATACCATGCTCAGTATAGATTTAATGATAATTCTAGATTCTCTTATGCACACATTCATATACTAATTATAATGTACTAACTCAAGGACCTCAAGATCAAAGGGTACcaaatttaattgattaattttgtAGGTTTGTCTTGCCGCAAAACAAGACATGTGCTATTTTGATAGTATACGTTAAAGATACATATATACGAAAAAGTAATTCGAGTAGTCATTATCGAAAAAGTCATTCGATACTTAGTCATTATTGAATAATATAAAAATGTTGAAGTGTCACATTCGGAGATGGTAGTAAAGTTGCATCTCACCGAGTCAATTTGAAAATCCACTAAAAGCCCATGCATTTTCGAAATGAAATGAGTGTTTCACCAAGTCAATTCTGAAGCTCGTTGAGTACATCGACAAACCAAGTAAGTCCCATGTGAATAATATAACATGGGCTCAGGTATATGTATCTTTCTGATAACTTCATATGATATTTGATAAATTCTTCATTCTGATCAAAATGGTGATTATTATTTGCAGTCGTAAAAAATTTAGATATAAGCAAGTGATAGGACTGTTTAGCCATTTGTCACTAGAATTGTATGCTAAAGTATTGTGTTTAAATCTGGACAGTTGCTACTTTGGTTGTGTAATTTAGTTGCGAATGCATGTTTTTGTTCGGTTCTTAAGTTAGAAAACCAATAAAGACTATACAGTAttatataaatttgaacaattTGAAATATTTAACTCGCATGTCTGGTAAAAGCATATCTTGTTGGCCAGTGATATTCACTAAAAGAATGCAATGTTGATTATAAATGATGTTTTTGTAATATGTTTCCTTAAAATTATATATGATTACTGATGCTATGCTGACTAGCTTAATTGGTTAAATTACAATGTTATTGAGAAGATAAAATAAGTGATAAATGCTTAACATGATCAGTTGGTATATGCTCGTTCTATCTGCACTTACTAGAGTCAAGAAAACCTGTCAAAATTAAGATCAAAGCAACCTAAATAGAAGAATAAAATATGTAACTCTTTGAAACTTGAACTTAtttgtcttgatgtgtaattgGGTCTATGTTTTTGTCTAGAAACATTGATAAGCATTTGCACTCATCAAATTGTAATCTAGATTCTAGAGTCAACTGCAATTCATATATCTGTTTTTGTATCTGCAATGTCTTATGCAAGTAGTCATTTGCTGGTGTAATCTAGTATATAGGGTGTCTCTTTAGGCTTTGCTAGAGTCCACTCATGGTATATTCTGCATACTACTGGAAGTTTAGAATGTGCATCTTGGAACTTACTGTTTAAAGGAAACTTCATCACTATATCCGCATTCATGCTAATCCTGACTTCTTTTCCAACTTGCTTAAAACACCTGGATGCTTATACTTTAGTCTACTCATATATGTACAATGCATAAGGATTAATTTTTCTGCACATTAAGATAATTACAAGTCACTAAAGTCTAATGCCATGTAGTCTTTAATGACTCTGTTTGAAATAAGATTAAAGATTGTTTATTCTTCATGCACAAGAAGTAAATTCATGCACATTAAAAAGCATGTCAGGATATAAGTTCTATTGTCTAAATGACACCTCATTCTCATATTTTCTACTATATTTCTTGATTCCCATACTTTTGGCATGATATTTGACCTTCCTGATCAAGGTAAATTTGAGTTAATGAGAAATTGAGAAATAATCCGTTGATTTTGGTGGTGTGTATTATAATGTATTGTTACTGCTATATTTATACATTGATATTTTCTTAAGGGGTATGTATCTTAACTGATATCTTACAACTTGAATTGAATGCATTAAGTAGTAGTATAATAAATGTATTGGTTGATTATTCTAATTAGTGGATCCTCACTAATTAAAAATGAACTAGTCTACTTGGTTTGTCCTACACGTCTACAAATCATGTACCATGCTTTCtaatttgttaaaattatatGTTAATTAGGTGGTACAAGTGATAATAGATTTTGATGAATTGTCACTGGTATATTGGAGCTTTACCTTCAAGTCAAAATAGACTATTACAAAGTCAGCTAGGAATGTTCTGTATTTTTCCTTCTGACATTGTCCGTATATTGTTATGCATTTCATTTTAGAAGTATCAGTGCACTCACTTGTACTTCATATATGTTCCTGCATAATGCACTTAACTTGCTTCCTGATTTCTCTGCATCATACATGAATCAGGTGACCCATGGTTTTATTAAGCTTGTCAATTTCTATTGTAATGAATGCCTACTGATGTGCTCTCTAGAGCATGTCTTTGTTATCATTTAACTGTTTTTTTTGCTCAGTTTGCATATCATTCAGTGTAATAGACTATTATTATTTTACTTGTGATGTCTATTTATAGACAGCTGGAATGGTGGAACTTTAGTTAAGGTCATATGGATTCGCACCAAGCTAGGAAGCAGGGGTGCGGCACCCCCCTCACGAACTACGCACCAGATACGTATGGGGTGCGGGGGTGTGCGGGGGTGCGGCGGGACGCGCACGGGGTGCGCCACGCTGGTGAGTCCGCGTATTCTTCAGAACAGATACGGGGGGGTGCGGGAAGGGGGTGCGGGAAGGGCACGAAATGTAATTTTTCCATTGACTTTCAATTAAAAAAAACACGACTTTTACTTACCAAATATCAATTGAGAGACGTTACGATTGAGCCCTAATTGAGAGTCTGAGAAGAGAGGGCTGAAGAGAGTCTTCGTCGCTGCCGGAAAGCGTCGTCATCGCCGCCGTTAATCAGTCACCGCTGCTCCTCCGCCTTTATCGTCATCAGTTCGGTAAGCTTCATCTCTCTCTTCGTTTTCTTCTGTATCTCTTCATCGATCCTCTATCTCTTCGATTTGGTCTTGGAATTTTGTGTGTATAGCtgcttgtatgtatatatatacgcGTTTGACTTTTTTGTGTAACTGGGCTTGGGCTTTTAGTATAACTATTCGTGCTGTATTATATGTATTATATCAACTGTTGCTGctttttatttttaaagaattgatttaataattaatttcttTAAATGGTTGTTAACTAGTTATTAATATGATAATTATGTGTAAATAACTGTGTAATGTAATCAGATTAgtttttttataaaaatgaaatttCAAGTTTTAGACAGTAACTACTGTCTTTTTTGGTTTAACAAGCTACTGacctttttttatttttaattcttCTAGTTATGGAATCCAATTCGTCTACAAATTCGGCTACAAGTACCGGAGCTTCTCTAAGTCAAGCAACGGGAGATGTTGATACATTATGGAAGCATGTTACAAAAATTGCAAAAATTAAAGAACGGGGAGGAAATACAAAAATTAAATGCAATTTTTGTAATAATGAATTTACGGGTTCTTATTCAAGAGTAAAAGCACATTTGCTAAAGATTAAAGGGCAAGGGGTTGCGGTTTGTTCAAAAGTTACTCCCGAACTTTTAAGGGAGTTTCAAAGGGAGTTGGCGGAGGCCGAAGAAAGAAGAAGGCCAATTGATATTCCACTACCTCCTTCAAGCCAAACTCAATCTTGTAGTGCTTGGGAAGGAATTGAGAGAAGGCAAATTCAAGAATCAAAAAAGAGGCCGGCAGATCCAAACAATCCAATCAACAAGGCATATAAAATGGAGATGAGATCACTATTGGATAGTGAGATTGCAGGAGGCTTTTTTTCCGGGGGTTTGCCTTTCCATTATGCTAGGAATCCTCATCACATCAAGTCATACACTATGGCTTCCGAATTCAACCTTGTTGGCTATGTTCCTCCCACGTATAATACATTGCGTACTACTTTGTTGCAAAAGGAGAGGATACATGTTGAAAGATTGATGGATCCCATCAAGACAACATGGAAGGAAAAAGGTGTGACTATTGTTTCCGATGGATGGAGTGACACTCAAAGAAGGCCTTTGATAAATTTTATGGCGGTCACTGAGCTTGGTCCTATGTTCATTAAGGCAGTCAATTGTGAAGGCAATGTCAAAGATAAGTTTTTCATGGCAGACTTAATCAAGGAAGTGATCATGCAAGTTGGACCTCAAAATGTGGTTCAAGTCATCTTTGGTAGTGCTGATTCTATAGAGGATAGAGGCACCGAGGATCCTAAGATGTGGTGGCTCATTCATGGAGCTTCGGCTCCAAATCTTCAAAAAATAGCTTTGAAGCTATTAGGACAACCATGTTCTTCTTCTTGTTGTAAAAGAAATTGGAGCACTTATTCTTTTATCCACTCGGTTAAAAGGAATAAGATTCTACCATCACGGGCGGAAGACTTGGTTTATGTCCACACCAATCTCCGACTTCTTTCTAGAAAGAGTGAACTATATAGGAAAGGAGAGACAAAGTTGTGGGATATTGGAGGTGATCGATTTGATCCATTTGATGGTGCCGAAGAGCTTGAGATAGCTAGTCTTTCTCTTGATGAGCCGGAGATGgaggccatgatcattgaagaTGAATGAATTTCTTTAGCTATTATGTATTTGACTATCTAGGATGTTGAACTTGTTTATTTATGATGTTGAACTTGTTTATTTGACTACTTTGTTATATTAAAATGCAACTCTTggatcatatatatatatatatatatatataatatattaaatattttagtaTTTGCCGTATCCCCCCGTACCCGAATCCCCATATTTTTAATTTGCTGAATTCCCGTATCCCCGCACCACGCACCCGCACCCCCGCACCCGCACCCTTGCTTCCTAGGCACCAAGATAGATTACAATCTTTCGCTAAGGGTGTCCTATATGTTAAGAACTTATATCGACCTGTGCTTTAAAAGTATAATCTCACACACTTGTTCCTGGTTAAAGTTGATTATAAAATGATTAACCAAACTGGTTGACCATACTTTAGGTTTCCTGTCTTTATTCTGGTAACATTAAACCTTAACTAGGTGAATCTCTGGAACTGTTTGTGTTTATTGGCATATGTGCTAGATCTTTCCTACAACAAACACTAACAGATTCTATTACACATGTAGAACTGATAAAACAGGAGCAGAGAGGTTACTATGTGCTTCACATTCTCCTGAGTTGTCCTAAGTTGTTAGTATTGCTGCAAAGCCGATAAAACATCAAAAGAAATAGGAACCTGCTGCTTTCATGTTCTCTAGATCAGTATGTAGACCTGGGAAGCTATTTTCTTTAATTTGAGTTCAGTTCAGCTCTGCAAATTGAGCTATGCACATCCACTGTTACATAATATAAGGTACTCTTCATCCTTGTACTTACATTTTATTTGCTAGTAATACTCAGCCAGAATATACAAATATGCACACTGCACAAGTATGTTTAAAATATCTTTGCTATATTGTTGTTATTTCAAGAAGTAGTAGACGTCATGTTTCAGATTTATATTCCTACAGCCTGCATTAGTTTGCCTTGATTTCTCAGTGTATTAGAAATAGTAAAACTACAAATCTGTAACGATTGATATAATGGCTAAAACTGATTAGATCAACAAATCGCTCGAACTAGGTTTTGATGCAATAATCCTGATATATGTGTAGCTCCTGAGAGTTGtaaaattttctgaaaatttcacAGGTCATAACGAGGCACAAAGTTGTCTGCTTAACGAACAACTTAGTTCAAAAGTTTTCAGATAGAGTAACTTGGtgataatttaaaaaaaaaaacttttGTTTGCTACTACATGaatatctatcagatctattCTTACCTTTTGTATACAGGATTTATCttcatttcaattttttttaatggATGCTAGATACTTCCATGTCAATGGGTATTTTTGTTAGAAATAAGCAGACTTCAAATCATCATGTTAAGGATTATGAACTTAACTCTACATTATATGCAAACGATATGTCTTGACCATGTTAGAATACTTGCTTACAAACTAGAACTGTGAGACAGGTGTTATTCTTACGGAAGGAACTGCTCTAATCTATTTTTTATAATTCAAAATATCGAACAAAGCAGTGGAGATGGTCCTATTAGGGATTATTCTCAAAATTGATTCTTTTGAATCGAATATTATAAGACTCAACGATTGCAAACACTCTCATCCTGCAAAGTAGTCCTGGGGTATTTTAGTAAAACAGGTAAAGTTAGTGTTCTACTCAGTTAAGACTCAGAATAATGGAACATGCAGCCTTGACAATGTTTCTCTGTGTAAAGAAAATTTTCAAGAAAAACTTGCAATAACACAACACTAATTCATTATCCAAGAAATGAAAGGTCACAAAATGTGTAAGTTTGGCTACAATCTATACTACAGCATTACTTTGCACTAGATGCATGTCTTGAGATTTGAAACAGGTAGAAAACACATCATGTAAGAAAGATAAAGTTATGATAATCCACTTGGCATTGTTGCTCATCCTACAAGCCTTGGAAAGCTAATCCATGTACAGATAAGCTACTATCGCATTCAGTAATTCTTGCAAACTGTCGTAAGTTGTTGATCTTGCTACTAAGCATGTAAAAGGAGAAGAAGAGATGAACTGCTTACAAAGCTAAGACTGAAACTTGATCACCCTGAAAGCAAAAATCTGTTTGTAACCTTCTCTCTTATAAACTATTATTCATATCATAATTATCTACAATGGGTTATTTTTAGAAGTTTTAAGTTGTATCTGTCTAGTTCTTGTAATTGAAGTGTATTATTAAAATTAGTAATAACAGAGTTGCCTGCTAGAGTTGAACGTATTTAGACTAGGCTGTGCAAGTACATGGAAATCAAAAGTGCTAGAGTGCATTAGAGTTTTATAATTATACTGTGTTTGAAAACTCAAGGTCTGCAATTCTTGCAAGAATAATACTATTTCATTCTTAACCATACAGGTATGCGTAAACTTCCCTGATATACTAGTTCACAAAACTGCAGTGGTAAAACTTTGATTTCCTCTTGATAACTTGatttatatttaatgattatatCTCTGTGGAAATAATCTTTAGACTACatagtattttttaaaaaatatatacaaCTACTTGATAAAAATCTCAACTAAATTGTTTGCTAGTATAGGCTTTGCACCTACCTCCCCTGTAATATCTTCAGTAGTAAATAATTGTCTCTAACATTGATATTGACCAGAAAATACTAGAACCAGAAATAAATATTTATCGTCAAAATTTAGATATTATTCATGCAATCTAGATATATTATAAGTTCTATACTTAGAGCTAGATTACACTACAGAATTCTTAAAGGAAACAGGTAAATGCATTTGATTTTATTCCCAGAAATGATATTCTGCAAACTGGTGAGCATAAACAGGAAGTGCGTCAATTCTGTACACACACATTATATTATACATTTAGAACTGATAAACCAGGTGCAGAGAAGCTATTATATTATCCTGAAAGTCTTGTGACTACACAACTACACCTGGCCCTTACACTAATAGCACGAACTGGAAAAGATTAACAAAGAAATTTGCTGGCTGACAGACTTCTGAGAATTGTATCTGGTCAAATCCTTACGGTTTGTAAATTTAAAGTCATCGTCAGCTGCAAGGTACACATTACACTCTGTGTTTATTTTAAATCCTTTCGCAcattgttagtcgctaaacacgcgctaataatatacgcgttcgcaagtaatatagtGGCCTGTTTGGGAAActggatttcatttgaaattctgGATTTGATCAAAGAAGTTATTTGGAAATTTGGATTTGAATTTCATTTGAAATCCAGAACattcaaatattagtataaaTATGTGAATTTGAAATGACAACTCAAATTCTGTCATTTAAAATCCATCATTTGAAATGAAACGTAAGTTTCCAAACGCACTCTAGAATTATTtatagttcgttcccacagagactgactttggttaactaattaatttatgcaatTATGCAtcgatgatatggttattatataatgctaagacgataacaatttgAGGTTTTGATTATAACTATGAATTAAACAAACAATTATAACTAATAGAATAAGAAtggttaaattaatatatatgataaatatgggattctaactttattaaatatttcattcaataactttattgttcttaaccttagcatgtaatagtaatgacactaatcagataacacgaaactgataaacgccaactttcgttgcacgaataacatactaccagacatccacaaaatagataaaagttgaatagacaccaattatattgagatcctatatgtctatagaatttgataacataaaggtttaaagcacaagttatctatcgtgattacatatggcaagtaagatggttaaaattagctacgaatcatgcataacaataacacatgaacctatgctagcatgacaagttctaaatccttaaattcattgtcgcttcattaaaaattaaaacgttatcttataagttcgcgacgctcataagacgaataagcacaaccaatattaggttatcatacaatcaccacacactaaggcatcgaaacaaactaactaaagaaatccataaaaaATCCGatagaatcccacgataacgattagcccataatcggactcatcatcaacgtgggttccgatgaaagtatggtataataaacgtagtctttatactgaataaataataaaaccaagtacgaaataagagtaaggctcacgaataagaaaactagcattcaagttacaacttagaacaaagattcacaaataaaaacaagatcttcttcgtcttcgttgaatcgtgctaaacGGTCTTTTTACggctctccttgtgctctggtataTCCTTCTCTATAAAAAACGTTctttatttaagtatatatagcagcccatgcaagatagaagtcctccaattgtaaatcaactagaatcaggattctgggatcccgacccagcgcggccgcgcacTTCATTAGCGTGGGCGCGCTAGCTTTCTGACAAATGGGCGCGGCCGCGCTCTAGACCAGCGCAGGCGCACCGTAtttctggaaaaacttctgaaTTTCTTTAATTCTTGCTGCAATCGAGTTGGCTTTCGGAGCTTTATTGTTtggacatcatcctaacaccatattagcacaaaaataatgctaattcacctgattctttgaataattcctgaaatgcaaaaacactagaaaacacattaaaacacaaataattttagtacatttacaccaattcaaagttttacgaagcgtaataaagtgtcacTAATGACACTCAACACACATTTAAGTAGCTATATTGAACATAGCTCATTCATATACCAGTTAGAAATAAATCATGCTGATACTTACTAAGATCACTTGCAAATATTTATTTGACAATTAGTATACTGGATATgataacaattttaaaaaattatatatattcaCTTTTAGCTGGTAGACTTGAGTATCATTTGTTATATTTGAAGCTCTAATAGAATATTTATTATGAATTGTGTATGTAACTGGTTGTAGAATGTAATGATGATAGTCTCTGTAAAAGTCGCTTGACACTCATCGAAAAGCATTGTATGAGTAAGGTAGAATGTACTAGCTTTCTCTAATCTCAATGTAATTTCTAGATGTCATGGGTTTTCTTGAAAACTAAAATGCAATCTCTATGTAATTTCTGGTTGAGAATTACATGTTTCTTATAGTGTTTAATATAATTTGCTAGTTACTACAGCCAGTACAAATGATTTCAAGAGACACGGTTTATAAGGAGTTTTGTAATCAAATAACAACTACCCTTAAGAACTTGATTTGTAATGATATTGCCAAGGTCTGGTAAAATTTTTAATAAACTATGTTACCATCTCAAAGAAACAAAGTTGACATCTGCATGTAAAAATAGTATTTGATCATTATATCATGTTTTGTAAAGTCATGTTTATATAATTCACATACTATGATTAAAGGTCATGAACTATAATAAATTAGATAGACTCAGGCTCCAAAACCTAGTGCATCATGTTACAATGATCGTTTTATTGTTTAAAATTTGGTAGACCCGgttggattttttttaaaaagaaatgttgatcttccagatttaaaggaaattaaaatcatttaaagtaGAACTTCTCAAACTATGTTTGCTTGATTTCCTTTTCCTATTAAATCTCTAGCCatttaattttcttaaaaatatgtAGTTGGCATAATTTGACAAAAAACTATACTTCCTGTACTTTTTTTTTAAACTTACGTACTTGCATTAAAATTCAGAATCAAGATTACAATCAAGGAAATCAGGAGTAGAAAACCACTCCGTGAGACCTGACATAAAATAGGCCACCTGAGCCAATTTATAGGTAGCCATATTCGCAGATTTATGAACAAATAACACTAACACT
It contains:
- the LOC141718552 gene encoding uncharacterized protein LOC141718552, translated to MESNSSTNSATSTGASLSQATGDVDTLWKHVTKIAKIKERGGNTKIKCNFCNNEFTGSYSRVKAHLLKIKGQGVAVCSKVTPELLREFQRELAEAEERRRPIDIPLPPSSQTQSCSAWEGIERRQIQESKKRPADPNNPINKAYKMEMRSLLDSEIAGGFFSGGLPFHYARNPHHIKSYTMASEFNLVGYVPPTYNTLRTTLLQKERIHVERLMDPIKTTWKEKGVTIVSDGWSDTQRRPLINFMAVTELGPMFIKAVNCEGNVKDKFFMADLIKEVIMQVGPQNVVQVIFGSADSIEDRGTEDPKMWWLIHGASAPNLQKIALKLLGQPCSSSCCKRNWSTYSFIHSVKRNKILPSRAEDLVYVHTNLRLLSRKSELYRKGETKLWDIGGDRFDPFDGAEELEIASLSLDEPEMEAMIIEDE